In Syntrophales bacterium, one genomic interval encodes:
- the mutL gene encoding DNA mismatch repair endonuclease MutL yields the protein MPGRIVVLPEELTNKIAAGEVVERPASIVKELLENALDAGATDVTIELEKGGCGSTRITDNGEGIECEDVPLAFARYATSKIYQFDDIYRVSSFGFRGEALPSIASISRVEMVTRKRESVSGTRVIVEAGQVKEIAAAGCPVGTSVLVTRIFDSVPVRKKFLKAEMTEQGHCLDVITRAALSHPEVKMKVVTRGKEILNIPATQDVSLRVSLVIGADFMDHILPVKGTRDNISVSGFVCRPEFTRSSARHIYCYVNKRFIRDYLLNHAVMTAYRRLLAVRRYPAVVLFVDLPPGEVDVNVHPAKMEVRFRNPRDVYEVVVRVLAGALAGISPIAETPAAPVLSWGRGSQEGRRSGLEEALRRYTVSSGKGKLFFERAFADKKEEQVDAAMPEETAEEDFAFLTGISFADLEYVGQVAGTYLVFSAPEGLILVDQHAAHERILFEKFREKPSASGGEKAVGQRLLMPEVISLPPKDFSFLMESRQVLEEAGIEVEPFGKDTVVVKTVPAILPNVESKTVIMDLLGEFSETGHPLNLQDKKDKIFAFLACRGAVKANQRLSAPEVAKLCRDLDATPFSSTCPHGRPVYISFSFSDMERMFKRR from the coding sequence TTGCCGGGAAGGATTGTTGTTCTGCCTGAGGAACTAACCAACAAAATAGCGGCGGGAGAGGTCGTCGAGAGACCGGCATCCATTGTCAAGGAGCTTCTCGAAAACGCCCTTGATGCAGGGGCGACAGATGTGACTATTGAGCTTGAGAAGGGCGGGTGTGGCTCCACAAGAATTACCGATAACGGCGAGGGTATAGAGTGTGAAGATGTGCCGCTGGCCTTTGCACGATATGCCACCAGTAAGATATACCAGTTTGACGATATTTACAGAGTAAGTTCCTTTGGTTTCCGGGGAGAGGCCCTCCCCAGCATTGCCTCTATCTCAAGGGTCGAGATGGTTACCAGGAAGAGGGAGTCTGTATCGGGTACGAGGGTGATCGTTGAGGCCGGGCAGGTCAAGGAAATTGCCGCTGCGGGATGTCCTGTCGGTACATCCGTTCTCGTCACCCGTATCTTTGATTCCGTCCCCGTCCGCAAGAAGTTTCTCAAGGCAGAGATGACCGAACAGGGACATTGCCTTGATGTGATCACAAGGGCGGCCCTGTCCCATCCTGAGGTGAAGATGAAGGTTGTGACCAGGGGGAAGGAAATTTTGAATATTCCCGCCACCCAGGATGTCTCTCTGCGGGTCTCCCTCGTTATCGGCGCCGATTTCATGGATCATATCCTGCCGGTAAAGGGAACGAGGGACAATATAAGCGTTAGTGGATTTGTGTGCAGGCCTGAGTTTACAAGGTCCAGCGCCAGGCACATCTATTGTTATGTGAATAAGAGATTCATTCGGGATTACCTTTTGAACCATGCCGTGATGACGGCTTACAGGCGTTTGCTTGCTGTCAGGAGGTATCCTGCCGTTGTCCTCTTTGTTGATCTTCCCCCCGGCGAGGTAGATGTCAATGTCCATCCCGCCAAGATGGAGGTTCGCTTCAGAAATCCCCGGGATGTATATGAAGTTGTCGTGAGAGTTCTGGCGGGGGCGCTGGCCGGTATCTCTCCTATAGCAGAAACACCGGCTGCGCCTGTTTTATCATGGGGGCGGGGAAGCCAGGAAGGGCGCCGGAGCGGGCTTGAAGAAGCGCTGAGGCGGTACACCGTTTCTTCGGGAAAGGGAAAACTCTTCTTTGAGAGAGCCTTTGCCGACAAAAAGGAGGAACAGGTTGATGCGGCCATGCCGGAGGAGACCGCCGAGGAGGATTTTGCTTTCCTCACGGGAATATCCTTTGCCGATCTTGAATATGTGGGGCAGGTTGCCGGAACCTATCTCGTTTTTTCTGCTCCCGAGGGGTTGATCCTCGTGGATCAGCATGCGGCTCATGAGCGGATTCTCTTTGAGAAATTCAGGGAGAAGCCCTCTGCATCGGGAGGCGAAAAGGCGGTCGGCCAGCGGCTGCTGATGCCGGAGGTTATCAGTCTTCCACCGAAAGATTTTTCCTTTCTCATGGAATCCAGACAAGTCCTCGAAGAGGCGGGGATAGAGGTGGAACCGTTTGGCAAGGATACGGTTGTCGTAAAAACCGTTCCTGCCATACTGCCCAATGTTGAGTCGAAGACAGTGATCATGGATCTCCTGGGGGAATTTTCAGAGACCGGCCATCCACTGAACCTGCAAGATAAGAAGGATAAAATCTTCGCCTTTCTGGCCTGTAGGGGGGCCGTAAAGGCAAACCAGAGGCTTTCGGCGCCGGAGGTGGCCAAGCTGTGTAGAGACCTGGATGCCACGCCGTTCTCCTCCACCTGTCCCCACGGAAGGCCTGTTTATATCTCTTTTAGTTTCAGCGATATGGAAAGGATGTTCAAGCGAAGGTGA
- a CDS encoding nitroreductase, with translation MDIVDAIRTRKSIRGFKPDPVPKEILREILKIVGRAPSAMNTQPWEFTVITGEVLENVKRVNVEKLNSGEQPHPDHVAAKWPADSIYRHRQVELAKQIFQLMGIQREDKEKRARWMERGFRYFDAPAAIIISVDKALSEAGPLLDIGAVMQTICLAALNYDLGTCIEDQGIMYPGVLRKFAGIPESKRIIIAIAIGYPDGDFPVNKLESAREPIESATTWCGFV, from the coding sequence ATGGATATTGTTGATGCCATAAGAACACGAAAGAGCATCAGAGGATTCAAGCCCGACCCTGTTCCGAAAGAGATTCTCAGGGAGATCCTAAAAATTGTGGGGCGTGCCCCTTCGGCGATGAATACCCAACCATGGGAGTTTACCGTGATTACAGGAGAAGTTCTGGAAAATGTAAAACGGGTCAATGTGGAGAAGCTCAATTCCGGGGAGCAACCCCATCCGGATCACGTGGCGGCGAAGTGGCCTGCTGACAGCATCTATCGGCACCGTCAGGTGGAACTCGCCAAGCAGATCTTCCAGCTCATGGGGATACAGCGGGAGGATAAGGAGAAGAGGGCGCGATGGATGGAACGGGGCTTCCGCTACTTCGATGCACCGGCGGCGATCATTATTTCCGTGGATAAAGCGTTAAGCGAAGCGGGACCATTACTCGATATTGGTGCCGTGATGCAGACCATCTGCCTCGCTGCTCTGAACTACGACCTCGGTACCTGCATCGAGGATCAGGGGATAATGTATCCCGGGGTATTGAGGAAATTTGCCGGCATACCTGAGTCCAAACGGATAATAATTGCCATAGCCATCGGCTATCCCGACGGGGATTTCCCGGTAAACAAACTGGAAAGCGCCCGGGAACCCATAGAAAGCGCCACGACGTGGTGCGGCTTCGTATAG
- the hisF gene encoding imidazole glycerol phosphate synthase subunit HisF: MLSKRIIPCLDVRDGKLTKGIKFKNNVDIGDPVEAARQYYEQGADEIVFYDITASSDGRDIMIDVVRRVAETIFIPFSVGGGIRTVEDMRRVILAGAEKISINSEAVKRPPLINDGARAFGKQCIVLGMDVKKVTKSFRIPSGYEVVIHGGRKYTGIDALWWAKEAERLGAGEICLNSIDADGTQTGYEIELTRLISSNVRIPVIASGGAGKPEHLLAVLTRGKADAALIASMVHYRTYTISEIKTYLHEHSVKIRIEW; encoded by the coding sequence ATGCTGAGTAAACGGATTATTCCCTGCTTGGATGTACGTGACGGCAAACTGACAAAGGGCATCAAGTTTAAAAACAACGTGGACATTGGTGATCCGGTGGAGGCGGCACGACAGTATTACGAACAGGGTGCCGATGAGATTGTTTTTTATGACATCACGGCCTCCTCTGATGGTCGTGACATCATGATTGATGTGGTGCGGCGGGTGGCAGAGACGATTTTCATTCCCTTCTCCGTCGGCGGTGGCATCCGTACCGTTGAAGATATGAGGCGTGTCATCCTGGCCGGTGCCGAAAAAATCAGTATCAACTCAGAGGCGGTTAAAAGGCCGCCGTTGATCAATGATGGTGCGAGGGCGTTTGGTAAGCAGTGTATCGTCCTGGGGATGGACGTCAAAAAGGTAACTAAGAGCTTCAGAATCCCTTCCGGCTACGAAGTCGTGATTCATGGCGGACGGAAATATACCGGAATTGATGCCCTGTGGTGGGCGAAGGAGGCAGAAAGACTGGGAGCGGGGGAGATCTGTCTGAATTCGATTGATGCCGATGGAACACAGACTGGATATGAAATCGAACTGACCCGGCTCATCTCATCAAATGTTCGTATCCCTGTCATTGCCTCAGGGGGGGCAGGAAAGCCTGAGCACCTTCTGGCTGTTCTCACCCGGGGAAAGGCGGACGCCGCCCTGATCGCTTCCATGGTCCATTACAGGACTTATACGATCTCTGAGATTAAAACCTATTTACATGAACATAGCGTGAAAATCAGGATAGAGTGGTGA
- the hisH gene encoding imidazole glycerol phosphate synthase subunit HisH, which produces MMIAILDYRAGNLTSVARALHYLNQSYRITADPATLQEATHLIFPGVGAAGEAMSHLRQTHLDRCIREWVCTGKPMLGICLGTQVIFEHSEEDDTVCLGIVPGCVRRFPENLQHDGQYLKVPHMGWNHVAFQKEHPVFRGLPEGSEFYFVHSYYPVPTDDRWAIGWTDYGIQFCAALAQENLVAVQFHPEKSGRPGLQILANFCRWGGGRKC; this is translated from the coding sequence ATGATGATCGCTATTTTAGACTATCGTGCAGGAAACCTGACCAGTGTTGCCAGGGCACTTCATTATCTGAACCAGTCCTACCGGATTACCGCCGACCCGGCGACATTACAGGAAGCCACCCACCTTATCTTTCCCGGGGTTGGGGCGGCCGGCGAGGCAATGTCTCATCTTCGCCAAACACATCTGGATCGGTGTATCCGGGAGTGGGTGTGTACGGGAAAACCGATGCTGGGCATCTGTCTCGGTACCCAGGTGATCTTTGAACACAGCGAAGAAGACGATACCGTCTGTCTGGGAATCGTCCCTGGTTGCGTCAGGCGATTCCCAGAAAATTTGCAACATGATGGCCAGTATCTCAAGGTTCCCCACATGGGGTGGAATCATGTGGCCTTTCAAAAGGAACACCCTGTTTTTCGGGGACTTCCCGAGGGGTCTGAATTTTATTTTGTCCATTCCTATTATCCGGTACCAACCGATGATCGGTGGGCCATCGGCTGGACAGATTATGGCATACAGTTTTGTGCGGCCCTGGCCCAGGAAAATTTAGTAGCTGTGCAATTCCATCCGGAAAAAAGCGGGAGGCCTGGTTTACAGATACTGGCCAATTTCTGCCGGTGGGGGGGGGGGCGGAAATGCTGA
- a CDS encoding TIGR01212 family radical SAM protein (This family includes YhcC from E. coli K-12, an uncharacterized radical SAM protein.), whose product MAKPAFWNNTKRYYDLKSFWRNQFGCSVYKLQIDAGFTCPNRDGTISTGGCIYCDGRGSRLRQAGPLPSISEQIRRGKAYYRKHKNAGKFIAYFQTFTNTYGTYQKLKTLYDEALSEEDIIGISVGTRPDCVPDDIIGLFKAYAKQYHTWLELGLQSIHDKTLRLLNRGHSAKTFLDAVFRASGGDIHICTHIIVGLPGETREDILETAKVISTLPIHGIKIHLLLALRGTALGDLYERDRIRMMEKEEYVHTVCDILEILPPEMVIQRLTADGYQDIFLAPTWAINKMDVLNAIDRELERRNTYQGIYCRGKNQIKGGK is encoded by the coding sequence ATGGCAAAACCGGCATTCTGGAATAATACAAAGAGATACTATGATTTAAAAAGTTTCTGGCGCAATCAGTTCGGATGCAGTGTTTACAAGCTGCAGATTGACGCCGGTTTTACCTGCCCGAATCGTGACGGCACCATTTCCACGGGAGGATGCATCTACTGCGACGGCCGGGGTTCCCGCCTGCGACAGGCGGGTCCTCTCCCTTCCATCAGCGAACAGATCAGACGCGGCAAGGCATATTACAGGAAGCATAAGAATGCTGGAAAGTTCATCGCCTATTTCCAGACATTTACCAATACTTATGGAACGTATCAAAAACTCAAGACTCTCTACGACGAAGCCCTGTCCGAGGAAGACATTATCGGCATATCCGTCGGCACACGCCCGGACTGTGTCCCTGATGACATCATCGGGCTCTTTAAGGCCTATGCAAAGCAATACCACACCTGGCTGGAATTGGGCCTTCAATCTATCCATGATAAAACCTTGCGGCTTCTCAACAGGGGACATTCGGCTAAGACCTTTCTCGATGCCGTCTTCAGGGCTTCGGGAGGTGATATCCATATCTGTACGCATATCATTGTGGGGCTGCCGGGGGAGACGCGGGAAGATATCCTGGAGACGGCAAAGGTTATTTCCACCCTGCCGATCCACGGTATCAAGATCCATCTGCTTCTCGCCCTGAGGGGAACCGCCCTCGGTGATCTCTATGAAAGGGACAGGATCAGGATGATGGAAAAGGAAGAGTATGTCCATACGGTATGTGATATACTGGAGATACTACCACCGGAGATGGTCATCCAGAGGCTGACCGCCGATGGTTACCAGGATATCTTCCTGGCTCCCACCTGGGCCATCAACAAAATGGATGTCCTCAATGCGATTGACAGGGAACTGGAGAGAAGGAATACCTATCAGGGGATCTATTGCAGAGGGAAAAACCAGATAAAAGGTGGTAAATGA